Part of the Synergistetes bacterium HGW-Synergistetes-1 genome, CCCGTCGCTGAACATTCTCGTAATATCTTTTTTTACAGTACGGTCATCCATCCATATGCCCCGCTTTCTGCTTTTGGTCTGATCAACTGCCGCTTACATTTTACTACACCATAGGTCTTTAATTTTTGCACACATCAGAGATGATTTAGACTATACTACTCTTTGTCTTTATTCCTCGGAGCAACCGTCTGACAATGAACATTTCTGCCATGCCGAAACGATAACTGAAAGAAGAGATCCTTTTATGTCCGAAAATAGTACATCCAGTATCAAAGCTGCGAGGTTCAACGATTATCTGATCATCCTTACTGCCATTACGATATGGAGTGCGAGTTTTGCTGGAATGAAGGTCGCCCTCGAACAGGCCCATCCTATGGTAGTACTCTGGATGAGGCTTGGCCTCTCTATCCCTTTCCTCTTTGTGGGATCGTACCTTCAGAAAACATTCCGTCTCCCTGAAAGACATGAACTATGGCCCCTTCTCATCATGAGCTTCCAAGGTATATTCCTGGTTTTAGGTCTCCAGAATTACGCAATGAAAACTGCCAGCGCCTCTACCGCAAACTGGATCATAATCTGCTCTCCGGCCTTTGTGGCTCTTTTAGGATGGCTCTTCCTCAAAGAAAAAATATCCCACATGGGCTTTGCCGGATTATTGATTTCAGCAGCCGGAGTAATGTTAGTACTTCGCCTGGGTTCAGCCGGTGCAGTCCGGACATCAGGATCATTCGGGACGATCGGAGATCTGCTGATACTTTTTTCGTCGCTCAATTGGTCCATATTCCTTGTCTTTTCCAAAAAAGTCCTGAAGGATGACCTTCCTTACAGCTTCGTCCTTTTCTGGGAGATGTTTTTCTCCTTTATTTATGCAACATTAGCAGTACTGCTTATGGGATACGATATCTCTGTCATTGGATCGTTCAGCCCGAAAACCTGGACCGCAGTGGCATTTCTCGGCGCGGGCGCCTCTGCAGCAGCATATTTTTGCTGGTTTCATGGCCTTTCTGTGCTTCCCGTATCAAGGATAATTGCCTTTCAGTTCTTACAGCCATTTGCCGGGGCGATAATTGCATACCTGCTGCTTGGTGAGCGTTTCACGGTATGGCTCTTTGCCGGAGGCATAACAATAATGTATGGGGTCTACCTCGTTAACAGAAAATAGACCGGCTGACTGAAGCACATGGACCGGCCCAAAAAAGTTGATCTGGATATCCCTGCTTAAAACAGGAGGATGAAATATAGCAATGCCTGAAATAACTGAAATAATAAAAAAGAACCTCCGGACCCGTGATGCCTCTAATTATGCTTACGCGATGATACTCGCAACAGTGACCATTTGGGGAGGCAGCTTTGCTTCAACAAAATATGCCCTCGCACAGGCTGAGCCTATGGTGATCCTGTGGCTCCGCCTTGCCATTGCAATGCCGGTCCTCTTAGCTGGGATATTATGTGAGAGATCGATCCGCCTGCCCTCTAAAAATGAAGCCGTCGCGCTTTTTCTCATGGGCTTCCAGGGCATCTTTTTCCATCAGGCTATACAAGGTTATGCAATGAAGACGGCAGGAGCTGCAAACGCAAACTGGATGATGATAGCAACTCCGGCTCTTGTCGCGATATTAGGCCGGATATTTTTAAAAGAGAAGATCTCCGGAAGAGGAATCTGCGGGATGATACTCGCTGCAGCAGGGGTCACTCTCGTTATCGGACGCGGAACGGTCATTACCGCAAATTCCGGAGGTTTCGGAAGCATAGGAGATCTTATCATGCTCCTTTCCGTTCTTAACTGGGCGATCTTCCTGATCGTTTCAAGGAGAGTGCTCAAAAAGGACCTCTCTCCGGCATTCGTAATATTTTGGGAAATGCTCTTTGCCCTTATTGTGGCAACGCCTTTCGTAATATTCATAGGCAGCGATTTTTCGGTCATCCCATCTTTCTCCTCGGGAACCTGGGCGGCCCTGATCTTTCTGGGAGCATTTTCATCTGCCCTGGCCTATATCTTCTGGTTCAAAGCCCTTTCTGTCTTCACAGTTGCCAGGGTCGCAGTCTTCCAGTTCCTTCAGCCGATAGCCGGGGTCGTAATATCTTATTTCCTGGTAGGGGAAAGATTCACCCCCTGGCTGTTTGCCGGAGGGGCGATGATACTATGCGGGGTCTGGCTGGTCAATAAGAGGTAATCCACCGTTTATAGCTTAGATCCTGATAAATAAGCAGTGGTAGCTGCACTTAATGACCGCGGACCGGGACCGGGGTTTTTTATAGCTAAAGTCAGATAAAGTCACCATCTTTATACTCTTTTTTTTGATGTAGAACTTGGTCTTTGGTAATAAAAAAGGGAAAAGAATAACATTCTCCTACCCTCATATAAATTTTATTCACACTTTTACTGTTGCTTTGAAAAAAGATGACTTTCGATCAGTTCCCTGATATTACCTCTTTTACACCTTTTTTCAGAAGCCAGTCCCTGGCCCTGTCGCATATATCTCCCTGTAGGATAACATTTCCGTTCTCGACAAAAGATCCGCAGCCGAGACCTTTCCTCATATCTTTGGCAAGCTGGTCCCTGTCTATGTTTGAGTCCTTCGGAACGATCACGGCAGTCACAGTCTTTCCTCTGCGGCCGGCTGTCTGTCTCTGGAGAGAGACCCTGGATAGACGTGATATGCCGTTCTCGTTTTCTTTTTCTGAACCAATACTTTTGACTTTGCCTGTTTTTTCCTCTGAGACCGGGGGAAGCGGTCCGTCTTTGTTCCCGTCTCCGCCAAAGATCACTCCTATCGACAGGCCCAGGCTTTCATCAGCCCCAAGTGTAAAGCCTTCCCCTGATGTAAGTTTTCTTTTCTTTTTCACTGTCGACATTTTCCAGTCCCTCTTTTTTGGCTTAAAATAGGAAAAGATACTTTGCTTCGCCTTTAATGATTATATACTTTGGGGGCCTGTTGAATGTCAGAGACCCGGCACTTTGCAGTAAATTTTACTTCAGCACTCAAGATGCTCGGGAAGACTCCGGGTGGGGGAATCCTCGAACTGCGGAATGGGGCAGGTGCTTTTGCGACCGGGATGCCTTTTGCCGGAGAGAATTATGCTCTGTTTGACAACTGCTCATCGGAGGAAGAGGCTGCTCGTGTACTTGGCTTTTTTGAGGACAGAAATTTGCCTTTTATTTCCATGCAGCTTCCGGAACTGAAAAACGAGGTTTCAGGAGCACTTGAAAACAGAGGCCTTTCCATCCGGGCAGAATATATTGCGATGTCAATAAGGATCTCTTTTTCAGGAAGAGAGCAGGATCAGCATGTTAAGAGAGTTACAGACAGATCCGGTGAAATAGAATGGGCGGAAGCAGCCTGGACTGGATTTGGCGGTGAACTTCCGGTCCCGGACAGCTACAATAATTTTGCGGCCTATCTGAGCAGCTGTTCGGATAACCGCCTATACTACCTTGAAAAAGAGGGGATACCTCTCTGTTCCGCACTGCTGCATTCGGCTGACAGGACCTGCGGCCTATATTACTTTGCAACAAGGCCGGAGGCAAGAAGGCAGGGGCTGGCAGCAAGGCTCATGGACTCCCTGGCTGACCATGCTTCTCATTTTTCTGAGAATATGGTCCTGCTGGCCACTGAAATGGGCGCCAAGATGTACAAAAACTACGGATTTACAGAACTGATGAGAGTTTCTGTCTTATCCGGATCCGACGATATCTGATCTTAAAAATGGACGAAATCTTGAAAGGGGATCATATAATGGACAAACTTGAGAAATTCTGGAGAGACGCTCCGGGTGGATTTACCGTCTGCTCAGAGACCCGGGTAACAAAAAACATGGTGCTGAACGCGATAATTGACGGTGCGAAGGATCTTGAAATGCTAAAAGCAGCGATCCCCCTCTGCTCCGATGATACATGCGCATCAAATAACCCTTCAGGGGAGGGATGTTCTGAAAACGCCCGAGTCCTCCTATCAATATACGCTCCTGTATATGAGTTCATGAAGGAAGGGCATTCCCACGATCATGAGCATGATAAGGGATGCGGAAATAAGCCTTCCGCAAGCTGCGGAAGCTGTAAGCTGTGCCAATAATAATTAAAAACATCAAAAAAACAGGGAGCTGAATATGCAGCCCCCTGTTTTTTTATTATAGCTTTTCTATTTTTAATGCGGCTTCTTTCAGCCACCCTGAATTTTCATCTTCTATCTCTCCGGCATCGCAGAGGGCGGCGATCTCCGAACTAACAGGTATGCTTGCAAGGAACTCTATGCCGTGCTTCTCAGCTGTCTCCCTTACCCGGCTTTCCCCAAAGATCTTGATCTCCTTCCCGCAGTCGGGACAGATGACCGAACTCATGTTCTCTACTATCCCAAGTATAGGCACATTCATCTGTTCTGCCATACGGACGGCCTTCTCCACTATCATTGAGACAAGTTCCTGCGGAGAAGATACTATGACTATCCCGTCGACGGGAAGCGACTGGAAGACCGTAAGGGGAACATCTCCAGTTCCCGGAGGCATGTCAACAAACATGTAATCGACACCGGACCAGATAACATCGCTCCAGAACTGTTTTACCACGTCTGCAACAGCCGGACCCCGCCAGATGACAGGGGTCGTCTGATCCTCCACTAGAAGATTTATCGAAATTATGTCTATGCCTGTTCTAGTCGTTACCGGGATAATGCCTGATTCGTTTGCCTTTGCCAGACCTGAGAGCCCGAACATCTTTGGTATCGAGGGACCTGTTATGTCAGCATCCAGAATGGCCGACTGATGGCCCATTTTCTGCATCTGCACAGCCAGAAGGGATGTTATTAAAGATTTTCCGACCCCTCCCTTTCCGCTTACCACTCCTATGACCTTCCTTACGCTGCTGAGGGGATTAAGCTTGACTTTGAAATCGAAGGGCTGTGTTCTGGAAGTGCATTCCTCTCCGCAGCTCCCACATTCATTTGTACAATTCTCA contains:
- a CDS encoding ATP-binding protein; protein product: MTEHENCTNECGSCGEECTSRTQPFDFKVKLNPLSSVRKVIGVVSGKGGVGKSLITSLLAVQMQKMGHQSAILDADITGPSIPKMFGLSGLAKANESGIIPVTTRTGIDIISINLLVEDQTTPVIWRGPAVADVVKQFWSDVIWSGVDYMFVDMPPGTGDVPLTVFQSLPVDGIVIVSSPQELVSMIVEKAVRMAEQMNVPILGIVENMSSVICPDCGKEIKIFGESRVRETAEKHGIEFLASIPVSSEIAALCDAGEIEDENSGWLKEAALKIEKL